In Verrucomicrobiota bacterium, a single genomic region encodes these proteins:
- a CDS encoding DUF885 domain-containing protein, whose product MMALKNSSTQGSNAKLRSLGERYIERTCSDFPQWGSGLGFSKYESLLGGSDLKTRTARTAFLEKLLSETEALPAGELAKDDWLDRRCFLSLLRTELLQSRDLERYRTNPQECCDSAVGAVFELIIRHSENLKKARPAIEARLAAIPDFLKHGATAVRNPVPLWTKLAVQSCKGAAEFVMTIGETLAELSPDAARTRKIAAAAAKAFASYAKTITAKKQGKAGDFAIGRERFEYLVREKTGLDWSLREIEAEGHRLIQKLSAELELEAKKSAQRLGGKGKKTAKQILEAARDSWTPEAPLLEIYTRSSEEWRQRVVKSGLYPVPPGESLQVKAVPDFMREHFPTAAYSSPGAFEKKQQGIFWVNDLGATKRDPEEKLREERQHFGLELTSAHEGYPGHHLQFAIQNRHPSHIRRLCGHAIFYEGWTMWCEKLAVEKGWVRGPHARLQQLHDALWRAYRIVIDCGLHSGKLTHEAAAQMLVKGVGFTPARARADVNWYTAAPTVPMSYLLGRLELKRVKDARINKGGWSLRKFHDWALGYGAVPWRWIEQSELQ is encoded by the coding sequence ATGATGGCTCTTAAAAATTCCTCTACTCAAGGATCCAACGCTAAACTCCGCTCTCTGGGTGAACGCTACATTGAGAGGACCTGTTCCGATTTTCCCCAGTGGGGGAGCGGCTTGGGATTCTCCAAATATGAGTCACTGCTCGGCGGCAGTGATCTGAAGACCAGGACTGCCCGGACCGCCTTTCTGGAAAAGCTCCTCTCAGAAACGGAAGCGCTCCCTGCCGGAGAGCTTGCCAAGGACGACTGGCTTGACCGCCGTTGCTTCCTTTCCCTGCTGCGTACGGAGCTCCTGCAGAGCCGTGATTTGGAGCGCTACCGGACGAATCCCCAGGAATGCTGCGACAGCGCGGTCGGGGCGGTCTTCGAACTGATCATCCGTCATTCTGAGAACCTGAAGAAGGCCAGACCTGCTATCGAGGCACGGCTCGCGGCCATCCCGGATTTTCTTAAGCACGGGGCCACTGCCGTCAGGAATCCTGTTCCGCTTTGGACCAAGCTGGCTGTCCAGTCGTGCAAAGGGGCAGCGGAGTTTGTGATGACCATCGGGGAGACTCTAGCGGAACTCTCTCCGGACGCTGCAAGGACGCGGAAAATTGCCGCTGCGGCAGCCAAAGCCTTCGCAAGTTATGCAAAGACGATTACTGCCAAGAAGCAGGGGAAGGCGGGTGACTTTGCCATCGGGCGCGAGCGATTCGAGTATCTCGTGCGTGAGAAGACAGGGCTGGACTGGAGCCTTCGCGAGATCGAGGCCGAAGGGCACCGACTAATTCAGAAACTCTCCGCGGAACTCGAGCTGGAAGCTAAAAAGTCAGCCCAGCGGCTTGGGGGTAAGGGAAAGAAAACTGCCAAGCAAATTCTGGAAGCAGCGAGGGATTCCTGGACGCCAGAGGCTCCGCTTCTGGAAATCTACACCCGATCCTCCGAGGAGTGGCGCCAGCGCGTCGTGAAGAGCGGCCTCTATCCGGTCCCTCCCGGCGAGTCCCTGCAGGTAAAGGCGGTGCCCGACTTCATGCGGGAGCATTTCCCCACAGCCGCCTATAGCTCACCCGGAGCCTTCGAGAAAAAACAGCAAGGTATCTTCTGGGTGAATGATCTCGGAGCGACCAAGCGCGATCCCGAGGAAAAGCTTCGCGAGGAGCGTCAGCACTTCGGCCTGGAACTCACCAGCGCCCACGAGGGGTATCCGGGTCATCATCTCCAGTTTGCGATCCAGAACCGTCATCCAAGTCATATCCGGCGACTCTGCGGCCATGCCATCTTCTACGAGGGATGGACCATGTGGTGCGAGAAACTGGCCGTGGAGAAGGGATGGGTGAGGGGGCCCCATGCGCGGCTCCAGCAACTTCACGATGCCCTCTGGCGCGCCTACCGCATCGTCATCGACTGCGGCCTACACTCAGGGAAGCTGACCCATGAGGCTGCCGCACAGATGCTGGTCAAGGGTGTCGGTTTCACGCCCGCCCGCGCCCGTGCCGATGTGAATTGGTACACGGCGGCCCCGACCGTCCCGATGAGCTATCTGCTTGGAAGGCTTGAACTCAAGAGGGTCAAGGATGCCCGGATTAACAAAGGGGGATGGTCACTGCGGAAGTTCCACGACTGGGCCCTCGGATATGGCGCGGTGCCTTGGCGCTGGATTGAGCAATCCGAACTTCAATAA
- a CDS encoding glutamate-5-semialdehyde dehydrogenase, which yields MADDLTEQLHAIGAAARSAARILAVTSAEAKNAALRAMASKLLESSAAIIDANAQDVEGGKKNGLSDAMLDRLRLDEKRLEAMATGIRTAASLPDPVNRVLKEWTKENGLAFQKISVPIGVIGIIYESRPNVTSDAAVLCLKAGNAVILRGGSEAIHSNKAIATALQAGAAHAGLPAAAIQLVQVTDREAVRILCEMDQYLDCMIPRGGKGLIETVSRHSRMPVIKHYDGICAVYVDQAADLSMARDIILNAKCQRPGVCNAAETLLLHRDIAATFLSEGAKALLDQGVELRCDKETLGLIPESLIAAHPDLLKEATEVDFRTEFLELILAVKIVGSEDEAIAHIESHGSHHSDVIVTADTATAEKFLQNVDSATVYWNASTRFTDGAEFGFGCEIGISTDKLHARGPMALEELTSYKYLIRGSGQVR from the coding sequence ATGGCCGATGACCTGACAGAACAACTCCACGCGATCGGAGCCGCAGCGCGCTCTGCCGCCCGCATCCTGGCCGTCACCTCCGCAGAGGCCAAGAATGCCGCCCTGCGTGCGATGGCCAGCAAGCTTCTGGAATCGAGCGCAGCCATTATCGATGCTAATGCTCAGGACGTGGAGGGCGGGAAAAAGAATGGGCTTTCCGATGCGATGCTCGACCGCCTCCGTCTGGATGAAAAGCGTCTGGAAGCCATGGCTACGGGCATCAGAACCGCCGCGTCGCTACCCGACCCCGTCAACCGGGTGCTGAAGGAATGGACCAAGGAAAACGGCCTAGCCTTCCAGAAAATCAGCGTCCCCATCGGCGTTATCGGCATCATCTACGAATCCCGTCCCAATGTGACCAGCGATGCGGCCGTGCTTTGCCTGAAGGCGGGCAATGCCGTCATCCTGCGAGGAGGCAGCGAGGCGATCCACTCGAACAAGGCTATCGCCACCGCCCTGCAAGCCGGGGCGGCTCACGCAGGACTCCCAGCCGCCGCTATCCAGCTTGTGCAGGTCACAGACCGCGAGGCCGTCCGCATCCTCTGCGAGATGGACCAGTATCTCGACTGCATGATCCCCCGTGGAGGAAAAGGTTTGATCGAGACAGTCTCCCGTCATTCCCGCATGCCCGTGATCAAGCATTACGACGGCATCTGCGCAGTCTATGTCGATCAAGCGGCCGATCTCTCGATGGCCCGCGACATCATCCTGAATGCCAAGTGCCAGCGCCCCGGCGTCTGCAACGCCGCCGAGACCCTGCTATTGCACCGCGACATCGCCGCAACTTTCCTTAGCGAGGGAGCCAAAGCCCTGCTCGATCAGGGAGTCGAGCTCCGCTGCGATAAGGAGACCCTTGGATTAATTCCTGAGTCCTTGATAGCCGCTCATCCCGACCTGCTAAAGGAGGCCACCGAGGTCGACTTCCGCACGGAGTTCCTTGAACTGATCCTAGCAGTCAAGATCGTCGGTTCCGAGGATGAGGCGATCGCTCACATCGAGTCCCACGGTTCCCATCACAGCGACGTGATCGTCACGGCCGATACCGCGACGGCCGAGAAATTCCTGCAGAATGTCGACAGCGCCACGGTCTACTGGAATGCCTCCACCCGCTTCACCGATGGCGCGGAGTTCGGCTTCGGTTGCGAGATCGGGATCAGCACGGACAAGCTGCATGCACGCGGCCCGATGGCCCTCGAAGAGCTAACCAGCTACAAGTATC
- a CDS encoding tRNA (cytidine(34)-2'-O)-methyltransferase: protein MLHIVLIEPEIPQNTGNIGRLCVAAGARLHLVGPLGFSLEEKQIRRSGLDYWNSLDFRTWDRLEDLQAAMPEARFWYLSSKVERPYWDVEFRDGDCLVFGRESKGLPSSLLAAHPEEAVTIPMTAGTRSINLSTSTGIVLYEALRQLHVCKGQLHLGQRQ, encoded by the coding sequence ATGCTTCACATTGTCCTGATCGAACCCGAGATCCCACAGAATACCGGCAATATCGGCCGACTCTGCGTTGCCGCGGGGGCGCGGTTGCATCTGGTGGGGCCTCTCGGATTCTCGCTCGAGGAAAAGCAGATCCGCCGTTCGGGACTCGATTACTGGAACAGCTTGGATTTCAGAACATGGGATCGACTGGAGGATTTGCAGGCCGCGATGCCGGAGGCTCGTTTCTGGTATCTGAGTAGTAAGGTGGAGCGTCCCTACTGGGATGTGGAGTTCCGGGACGGGGATTGTCTGGTCTTCGGACGAGAGTCTAAGGGATTGCCGTCTTCCCTGCTGGCCGCGCATCCGGAAGAGGCAGTCACCATTCCGATGACCGCGGGAACGCGCAGTATCAATCTCTCCACCTCGACGGGAATTGTCCTGTACGAGGCGCTACGGCAACTGCACGTTTGTAAGGGGCAACTGCACCTCGGTCAGAGGCAATAG
- a CDS encoding ATP-binding cassette domain-containing protein produces MIEVKDLTKSFRTYRKEEGLMGAVRGLFHRTYTETKAADRVSFSVGEGEFVGFLGPNGAGKTTVLKMLSGLLQPTSGSASVLGFNPAKRPVELKRQFALLMGQKNALWWDLPARESLELNRAIYGIDRKEFEATVGELIELLDVRDKMGVMVRELSLGERMKMELIAALLHRPKVLFLDEPTIGLDVMSQKKVREFLREYNRRYKVVTLLTSHYMQDIEELCERVILIDHGRLFFDGSLVEVVSRFTSTKIIEAEFSAPLPEGFLPPGKVLAHNPLQIKIEVPRAEVPRACTALLSGGQVIDLSVQEVPIEEVIRRVFGSQQEEHRLESLP; encoded by the coding sequence ATCATCGAAGTCAAAGATCTGACCAAGTCCTTCCGTACCTATAGGAAGGAGGAGGGATTGATGGGGGCGGTGCGTGGGCTCTTCCACCGGACCTACACTGAGACAAAGGCTGCTGACAGAGTGAGCTTTTCCGTCGGGGAGGGTGAATTTGTGGGCTTTCTCGGGCCGAACGGGGCTGGCAAGACAACCGTGCTCAAGATGCTCTCCGGCCTTCTCCAGCCGACTTCGGGAAGTGCCAGCGTCCTGGGATTCAATCCGGCAAAGCGTCCTGTTGAGCTGAAGCGCCAGTTTGCCCTGCTGATGGGTCAGAAGAACGCCCTCTGGTGGGATCTCCCTGCCCGCGAATCGTTGGAACTGAACCGCGCGATCTACGGGATAGACCGGAAGGAGTTCGAGGCGACGGTCGGGGAACTGATCGAGCTGCTCGATGTTCGCGACAAGATGGGTGTCATGGTGCGTGAGCTGAGTCTCGGGGAGAGGATGAAGATGGAGCTGATCGCCGCCCTGCTGCACCGTCCGAAAGTTCTCTTCCTTGATGAGCCGACAATCGGTCTGGATGTGATGAGTCAGAAAAAAGTCCGGGAGTTCCTGCGGGAGTACAACCGCCGTTACAAAGTCGTGACCCTGCTGACCAGCCACTACATGCAGGATATCGAGGAGCTGTGCGAGCGGGTTATTCTGATCGACCACGGACGACTTTTTTTTGATGGGTCGCTAGTGGAAGTGGTCTCCCGCTTTACTTCGACGAAGATCATCGAGGCGGAGTTCAGTGCACCGCTGCCGGAGGGGTTCCTCCCGCCTGGGAAGGTGCTGGCACATAATCCCCTGCAGATCAAGATAGAGGTGCCCCGCGCCGAAGTTCCCAGGGCCTGCACGGCTCTCCTCTCGGGTGGTCAGGTGATCGACCTCTCGGTGCAGGAGGTGCCGATCGAGGAGGTCATTCGAAGGGTCTTTGGGAGTCAGCAGGAGGAACATCGACTAGAGTCCTTACCATGA
- a CDS encoding thioredoxin family protein, producing the protein MALFAGTGEGVNAWIATDATVPIQAGKPFTATVVLDFQSGFHTYWQYPGDSGLAPKVTWHLPEGWRAGPIEFAIPHQFSESGDMIVYGYEKQQLLRAVITPPKELPRNQTFEIKASLTWLACKELCVPGSADVELRVLGPTDRPIDWQSASVPEGEWPLSGKPPFPVSVSGKNGTKLVSFTGQVGATYEFYPDPGEGTTVGHVTRISSQGAKGPALVFSIPWEGPAPFRGLLVEQNGGQRKGWWMLNNDFQVTDEKADKASLFVLLAALFSGFLGGLILNLMPCVLPVISLKIFSFIAQAGESPKRIFRHGLTFAAGIFLWFLGLGLLVIALKAGGSQVTWGAFQFQNPLFVVGLSVLVFLFALNLFGLYEVTLPGNATNSLDQAARREGYGGSFFQGLFATLLATPCTAPFLGSALGFAFGQSSLVILAMFAAVALGMSLPYLLLSAQPGWRRWIPKQGVWMERLKQFMGFPLLATNLWLLWVLQNQRGNDAVLSLLALFLILGFCAWLFGILSVAGSRARVVYLSLIGLLALAAIAFTAQRIRVTQPATLKTSGAVDGIAWVPYTPDALASLRAEGKPVFLDFTASWCLTCQFNERTAINVPAVRQLIKEKGITAMKGDWTNADPAITAALKSFDRVGVPLAVYYPPGKGSDPVVLPELLTEKIVFEALVK; encoded by the coding sequence ATGGCTCTGTTCGCTGGCACGGGCGAGGGGGTGAATGCGTGGATCGCGACGGATGCGACGGTGCCGATACAAGCAGGCAAGCCGTTCACGGCGACGGTGGTGCTCGATTTTCAGTCCGGTTTTCACACCTACTGGCAATATCCGGGAGACTCGGGTCTTGCCCCCAAGGTCACATGGCATCTTCCCGAGGGATGGAGGGCCGGTCCCATCGAGTTCGCGATTCCGCATCAGTTCTCCGAATCGGGTGACATGATTGTGTATGGCTACGAGAAGCAGCAGCTTCTGCGAGCCGTGATCACACCACCCAAGGAGCTTCCTAGGAATCAGACCTTCGAAATCAAGGCTTCACTCACATGGCTCGCCTGCAAGGAACTCTGCGTGCCTGGTTCTGCCGATGTGGAACTCAGGGTGCTGGGCCCCACGGATAGGCCAATTGATTGGCAATCAGCTTCTGTTCCCGAAGGCGAGTGGCCTCTTTCCGGAAAGCCCCCTTTCCCCGTTTCCGTTTCCGGTAAGAACGGCACCAAGCTTGTTTCGTTCACAGGTCAGGTAGGCGCAACCTACGAATTCTATCCCGATCCTGGTGAAGGAACGACGGTCGGGCATGTGACCCGGATTTCTTCCCAAGGTGCCAAGGGCCCGGCTCTGGTCTTCTCGATTCCTTGGGAGGGGCCGGCTCCGTTCCGTGGGCTTCTTGTGGAGCAGAACGGCGGGCAAAGGAAGGGATGGTGGATGCTTAATAATGATTTTCAAGTCACTGATGAAAAAGCGGATAAAGCATCGCTCTTTGTACTCCTTGCTGCTCTTTTCTCCGGCTTTCTCGGGGGGCTGATCCTGAATCTGATGCCGTGCGTCTTGCCGGTGATCTCTCTGAAGATCTTTAGCTTCATAGCCCAGGCCGGTGAGTCCCCGAAGCGTATCTTCCGCCATGGACTCACATTCGCCGCGGGTATCTTCCTTTGGTTCCTGGGACTTGGTCTGTTGGTGATCGCCCTGAAGGCTGGCGGATCGCAAGTGACCTGGGGAGCCTTCCAATTTCAGAATCCTCTTTTTGTGGTAGGGCTGAGTGTCCTGGTTTTTCTCTTTGCCCTGAATCTCTTTGGTCTCTACGAGGTCACATTGCCGGGTAACGCCACAAACTCCCTGGACCAGGCAGCGCGCCGGGAAGGCTACGGGGGATCGTTCTTCCAAGGGTTGTTTGCCACCCTGCTTGCCACTCCCTGCACAGCTCCTTTCCTTGGAAGTGCGCTGGGGTTCGCTTTCGGACAGAGCTCCCTTGTGATCTTGGCTATGTTCGCCGCGGTGGCCCTCGGCATGTCGCTTCCCTACCTGCTGCTCTCGGCGCAACCGGGCTGGAGAAGATGGATTCCAAAGCAGGGAGTCTGGATGGAGCGCCTGAAGCAGTTCATGGGTTTTCCTCTACTCGCGACCAATCTCTGGCTGCTCTGGGTTCTTCAAAATCAGCGTGGGAATGATGCCGTTCTCAGCCTGCTGGCGCTGTTTCTGATCCTGGGATTCTGCGCTTGGCTCTTCGGGATTCTTTCTGTCGCGGGCTCGCGGGCCCGCGTGGTCTATCTCTCTCTGATTGGTCTTCTAGCACTTGCCGCCATTGCTTTCACCGCGCAACGGATCAGGGTTACACAACCCGCGACGCTCAAGACAAGCGGCGCAGTAGATGGAATTGCTTGGGTTCCTTACACGCCGGACGCCCTCGCCTCTCTCCGAGCCGAGGGAAAGCCTGTGTTTCTCGATTTCACAGCCTCTTGGTGTCTAACCTGCCAGTTCAACGAACGCACGGCGATCAATGTCCCTGCTGTCAGGCAGCTCATCAAGGAAAAGGGTATCACTGCAATGAAAGGGGACTGGACGAATGCAGACCCAGCAATCACGGCGGCGCTCAAGTCGTTCGATCGCGTCGGAGTCCCGCTGGCTGTCTATTATCCGCCGGGCAAGGGAAGTGATCCTGTCGTTCTTCCGGAATTGCTGACTGAAAAAATCGTATTTGAGGCTTTAGTGAAGTGA
- the ilvD gene encoding dihydroxy-acid dehydratase, whose protein sequence is MSSSSRKKSSAASSKSAKPAKKTASLERVHSSLLLDGPSRAASRAMLYPVGFSDKDFSKSIVGVASTWSMVTPCNMHIDALARESALGIDKAGGKAIIFNTITISDGISMGTEGMKYSLVSREVIADSIETVAGCQGFDGLVAIGGCDKNMPGCMIAIARLNRPAVFVYGGTILPGCLNGKLIDVVSVFEAVGQEAAGVISAEERQAVESCAIPGPGSCGGMYTANTMASAIEAMGMSLPNSSAQAAVSSHKVQDCREAGAAVLNLLKKGIRPLDIMTREAFENAITVVIALGGSTNAVLHLLALAHTAGVKLTIDDFTKIGKRVPVLADLKPSGKYLMSQLIEIGGIVPLMKDLLAAGLLHGDCMTVTGKTLRENLAAFKPYPKGQQIIRPISDPIKKESHLVILKGNLAPGGGVAKISGKEGLRFEGKARVFDSEEKALQSILARKIRKGDVIVIRYEGPKGGPGMREMLSPTSAVMGLGLGKDVALITDGRFSGGTHGFVVGHITPEAISGGPIALVKEGDIITIDASKRTLSSNVTAAELAKRKKAWKQPAPRYRRGVLAKYASHVTDASHGAVTDAGL, encoded by the coding sequence ATGAGTTCCAGCTCCCGCAAAAAATCCTCTGCCGCTTCCAGTAAATCTGCCAAGCCTGCCAAAAAGACAGCCTCGCTAGAGCGCGTCCATTCCTCGCTCCTTCTCGACGGACCGAGCCGCGCTGCCAGCCGTGCAATGCTCTATCCCGTGGGATTCAGCGACAAAGACTTCAGCAAGTCGATTGTTGGGGTTGCCTCGACCTGGAGCATGGTCACCCCGTGCAACATGCACATCGACGCCCTCGCCCGCGAATCCGCTCTCGGCATCGACAAGGCGGGCGGCAAGGCGATCATCTTTAACACCATCACCATCTCCGACGGCATCTCCATGGGAACCGAAGGGATGAAATACTCCCTTGTCTCTCGCGAGGTCATCGCCGACTCCATCGAGACCGTGGCCGGATGCCAGGGCTTCGACGGTCTTGTGGCGATCGGCGGCTGTGACAAGAACATGCCCGGGTGCATGATCGCCATCGCGCGACTGAACCGCCCCGCGGTCTTTGTCTACGGAGGCACCATTCTTCCCGGATGCCTGAACGGAAAACTCATCGATGTCGTCTCCGTCTTCGAGGCCGTCGGTCAGGAAGCAGCGGGCGTCATCTCGGCCGAGGAGCGCCAGGCCGTGGAGTCGTGCGCCATCCCCGGACCCGGCTCCTGCGGCGGCATGTACACTGCCAACACCATGGCCTCAGCCATCGAGGCTATGGGCATGAGTCTCCCGAACAGCTCCGCCCAAGCCGCCGTCTCCTCGCATAAAGTGCAGGATTGCCGAGAGGCCGGAGCCGCCGTCCTAAACTTGCTCAAGAAAGGCATCCGTCCCCTCGACATCATGACCCGTGAGGCGTTCGAAAACGCGATTACCGTCGTGATCGCCCTCGGCGGATCGACCAATGCTGTCCTCCACCTCCTCGCCCTCGCCCACACGGCCGGCGTCAAGCTGACCATCGATGACTTCACCAAGATCGGCAAACGGGTTCCCGTTCTCGCCGACCTCAAGCCGAGCGGCAAATACCTGATGTCCCAGCTCATCGAGATCGGCGGCATCGTCCCCTTGATGAAGGATCTGCTGGCAGCGGGGCTCCTCCACGGCGACTGCATGACCGTCACCGGAAAGACACTCCGGGAGAACCTGGCCGCATTCAAGCCCTACCCCAAGGGACAGCAGATCATCCGCCCCATCTCCGACCCGATCAAAAAAGAGAGTCACCTCGTCATTCTCAAGGGTAACCTCGCCCCGGGCGGCGGCGTCGCAAAAATCTCCGGCAAAGAGGGACTCCGCTTTGAAGGAAAGGCCCGTGTATTTGACTCAGAGGAAAAGGCCCTGCAGTCCATCCTGGCCAGGAAGATCAGGAAGGGTGATGTCATCGTGATCCGCTACGAGGGACCAAAGGGAGGACCAGGTATGCGCGAGATGCTCTCACCAACCAGTGCAGTGATGGGACTTGGACTCGGCAAGGATGTCGCCCTGATCACAGACGGACGCTTCTCGGGAGGCACCCATGGCTTTGTCGTCGGCCACATCACCCCGGAAGCCATCTCCGGCGGACCGATCGCCCTCGTCAAGGAGGGGGACATCATCACCATCGATGCCAGCAAGCGAACCCTCTCAAGCAACGTCACCGCCGCCGAACTCGCCAAGAGGAAGAAGGCATGGAAACAGCCGGCACCTCGTTACCGCCGTGGCGTCCTAGCCAAGTATGCTTCCCATGTCACCGACGCCTCCCATGGCGCCGTGACCGACGCGGGGTTATAG
- a CDS encoding peroxiredoxin, whose amino-acid sequence MKQTFLLLLTMNLFSLFARAEPLAVGTPAPKITAKNQDAQDVIFGEVYSKGITLVYFYPKAETPGCTKEACSLRDSYATLNGNGLQILGVSCDTPAAQKKFKEHQNLPFTLIADTDGKVAEAFHVPMIPFVGIPMRQSFIIKDGKVAWSSLSAQTSGAAKEVQSALDSLGK is encoded by the coding sequence ATGAAGCAAACGTTTCTTCTTCTACTCACCATGAATCTTTTTTCACTCTTCGCTCGTGCCGAACCTCTGGCCGTCGGAACACCAGCTCCCAAGATCACCGCGAAAAATCAGGATGCACAGGATGTGATCTTTGGTGAGGTCTACTCGAAGGGGATCACACTCGTTTATTTCTACCCCAAGGCAGAGACTCCGGGTTGTACGAAGGAGGCCTGCTCGCTGCGTGATTCCTACGCGACGCTCAACGGCAACGGGCTTCAGATCCTAGGGGTCAGCTGTGACACACCGGCGGCCCAAAAGAAGTTCAAGGAGCACCAGAATCTGCCCTTCACTCTGATTGCCGATACCGACGGCAAGGTCGCTGAGGCCTTCCATGTGCCGATGATCCCCTTCGTCGGTATCCCGATGAGACAGTCCTTTATCATCAAGGATGGAAAGGTCGCATGGTCTTCGTTGAGCGCCCAGACCTCGGGAGCAGCCAAAGAAGTTCAGAGCGCTCTCGATTCTTTGGGAAAATAA
- a CDS encoding UDP-galactose-lipid carrier transferase has product MNFKTLKLDQLDQNQQITKESYARDLKKYQLGLLNLQLRLKESKRTVIIVLEGPDAAGKGGAIKRTLERLDPRLVRVYSTQKPTAEEYRHHYMWRFWNKIPPAGELAVFDRSWYGRVLVERVEKFATTAEYSRAYREINEFEQTLVEGGAIMIKLFLQVSKAEQLKRFKERQADPYKHWKINDEDWRNRRKWKPHNEAAEMMFQKTSTKFAPWTLIAGDYKWYARVQFAKTVFESVAKEFPEAKLGV; this is encoded by the coding sequence ATGAACTTCAAGACTCTCAAACTCGATCAACTCGACCAAAATCAGCAGATCACCAAGGAGTCTTATGCGCGCGATCTTAAGAAGTATCAACTTGGGTTGCTGAATCTCCAGCTGCGACTCAAGGAGAGCAAGCGGACGGTCATCATTGTGCTCGAGGGGCCAGATGCCGCCGGCAAGGGTGGAGCCATCAAGCGAACGCTGGAGCGACTCGATCCCCGTCTGGTGCGAGTCTACTCCACCCAGAAGCCGACAGCGGAAGAATACCGTCACCACTACATGTGGCGTTTCTGGAACAAGATCCCGCCGGCGGGAGAGTTAGCCGTCTTTGACCGCTCCTGGTACGGGCGCGTACTTGTGGAGAGAGTCGAGAAATTCGCCACAACGGCGGAGTACTCACGTGCCTACCGCGAGATCAATGAATTCGAACAGACCCTCGTCGAGGGTGGGGCTATCATGATCAAGCTCTTCTTACAGGTTTCCAAGGCGGAGCAACTCAAGCGCTTCAAGGAACGTCAGGCCGATCCCTACAAGCACTGGAAAATCAACGACGAAGACTGGCGCAACCGCCGCAAGTGGAAACCGCACAACGAGGCGGCCGAGATGATGTTCCAGAAAACCTCCACGAAGTTTGCTCCCTGGACGCTCATCGCGGGAGACTATAAGTGGTATGCTCGGGTCCAGTTTGCCAAAACCGTCTTTGAGTCGGTCGCCAAGGAATTTCCCGAAGCGAAGTTGGGAGTTTAG